The Mytilus galloprovincialis chromosome 11, xbMytGall1.hap1.1, whole genome shotgun sequence genome contains the following window.
gtaaagagaatgccacgtctttgcacgttaagaacccttgcaacaactctttgaggggtccgtaggtggcctgttgcaaggccaaatttctgtccctatccaatataccctcatttgccagtggcagtccaaatttccccgaccatcatcccagatggcctctattgtgacaaaacctacctattgtatttttttgtgaacttgttctcgtcctgaatatgcatgaaatatttgccactggacgttaagctaccaacaatcaatcaatcaaaattgaaaacaaacaaacatatagttgttaatttctgttgcaatcatagcacatcttcttttttatataaacccTTGCATGGCTTTTGACATCTGAGCAATACTTTAGGGTTTGTTGCCAGCATGAACAGTGTAAACAGTAGTTACAAGTGTTTAAAGAATTGCTTTGAAACTTATTATTGAATACTACATTGTAAGGTGTACTCTTTTAATCCTTGATCTTTTGTAGACATTTTGACGTAAATTTTAAGGCAGCTGTGAACATATCTCAGGtattaacatatatatgtatataaaaaagtaagatcacaaaaatactgaactccgaggaacattcaaaacggaaagtccccaatcaaatagcaaaatcaaatgataaaacacatcaaacgaatggacaacagctaAACGATCATAAATAAGCAGACAGATTGCTTACACAAAAGTCCATTGTAAACTCCAATTTTGATCAATGCTGATTTTATATTGAACGTACCAAAATCAATTCAATTAATGAAATTTGTACACATACACGTTGTATTGACTTCCTTATaaatgacacgggttatgttcttctcatatatgttatgatggtatgatactaaacccctaacgggaaggattgtgcctgatgttcatatgatgaaatcataatctttcagtcagtttaattgaagtctggagctggcatgtcagttaactgctagtagtctgttgttatttatgtattattgtcattttgtttattttctttggttacatcttctgacatcagactcggacttctcttgaactgaattttaatgtgcgtattgttatgcgtttacttttctacattggctagaggtatagggggagggttgagatctcacaaacatgtttaaccccgccgcatttttgcgcctgtcccaagtcaggagcctctggcctttgttagtcttgtattatttttattttagtttcttgtgtacaatttggaaattagtatggcgttcattatcactgaactagtatatatttgtttaggggcaagttgaaggacgcctccgggtgcgggaatttctcgctacattgaagacctgttggtgaccttctgctgttgtgtttttttctatggtcgggttgttgtctctttggcatattccccatttccattctcatttttatgtaTATCAAGTCAGCTTAAATTTCCACTTTTATCTAACAGTCATTGACATTACCCCAATAGCATGCTAAACATAACACAACTATAATAATTTGATACTCACTTTAACCCCTTTAACACAACTTCAAAAAATCtttactttataataaaaaatccAGTTAATTTCAGAATGAATCAGACCATTATATAATTTTCCATGGACCGTTAGGTAAAAGGTGGACTTTTtattaataaacatatatattatttaatagtACAAAATATGgacgttttattttttatttcattacagATTGTCGCCAAAGGAATTGTTGCACGAAAAGGAAGTGGTGCCATAGTCAATATTTCCAGTATATCCGGTTTTCTTGCAACTCCCGGTTATCCTATTTATTGCACCACAAAGGCAGCAATGGATATGCTCACAAAGTCTATGGCATTAGAGTTTGGACCGTTGAAGGTAAACTAAGTCATTAATTGTTAATGCTTGAACATCTTTCGTGTTTTGGCTATAAACATGTTCATTGGACATTCTAGCATCAGTATTTGACACACCAATTGAATGGTGTTTTTGTTTGATTCCGCAACTGTACTTCATCCGGAGGATGAAAATTCCTAGTGTTTTTTATCCACTAACAAAAGTCCACTAGGTTTTTTAATCGGGGTCCAGTGTAAAATATCCACCACTAATCAAGGTTTTAGAGATAATTTTTTGAAggggaaatttatgaaaattggtatTGGTATATTTTGACTACATTAGTGATTTTGTACCAGGAATGATTGCCGCATATTGATTTTATACCAGGAATGATTGCCTTATAGTGATTTTGTACCAGGAATGATTGCCCTATAGTGATTTTGTACCAGGAATGGTTGCCCTATAGTGATTTTATACCAGGAATGATATCCCTATAGTGATTTTGTACCAGGAATGGTTGCGTTATTTTGAACCGAGATTGTACACACTATAGCTAGTGTTTCAGATCCATACATTGAAGAAGTGTTATAGATAAACTCGTCATTGATACCtggatcaaaattttaaatttacgctagacgcgcgtttcgtctaaaaaaagactcatcagtgacgctcgaatcaaaaaatgtttaaaaggccaaatagagtacaaagttgaagagcattgaggaccaaaaattcctaaaagttttgccaaatacagctaaggtaatttattcctgaggtagaaaagccttagtttttcaaaaattcaaagttttaacagttaatttataattatgaacatatcaatgataactcaagccaacacagaagtgctgactactgagctggtgataccctcgggtaaataaatctccaacagcagtggcatcgatccaatAGTTTTCATTCTGAACACATGATAAGACAATAATGCTTTATTAACGAATTAGTCTCAAATATGTCTTTCTATGCAAATCCATAAAATCATATGCTTTAAATTGGCACTGATTTTAATATTCGACTTGGAGATAAAATCCTATCTTTAAAGTTAATTTCAAAGGTCTTGATCATGCTTCTAAAATTGAAACTCCTGGTGATAACAAATCTGTGCTTTGGTCTACATCAAATTCAGTGCCCTGATCATTGTTAAAAGtattttttagttatacaaaaatCCTCATCAGTATTATGGTCACTTGCAGTATCAGTTGGAGAATTTGTAGCAGCATTAATATTGATGTCTGTAGAAACATGTAGTACTATATCATAAAACGCTAGATTTATTCAGATTAGATAAACTGTTTACTTTAAAGTAAGaatcaaatacaatgaaagtcccaactatgtattggcttcctaagctacacaaaacaccttacaaatatatatttatttcgtcttcaagccattgttccactactaaattgtctattcttcttaccagtacacttggtacaatcaaaaacctgataaataattcgaaaatagtggaattaattacttttggagtgtcaagaagtacttgataaattgcatgaatgtattggtgattttgaatctgttcaaaatttagatttttctaccctgtatatcacattgcctcacattctcattaagaaaaaattcacacacctaattaaatgggcatttaaaaagtcagaatgtgaatatatatgttcaaactcttttaggtcattttttagtagcaataaacaaaaaaactatgtcaattggacatgctttgatactatatctgcccttgaatttttactaggtaacatttttgttcgctttggagattccgtatatcgtcaggttatcggaattccaatgaggactaactgtgcaccacttattgcggacctgtttttgtattgctatgagttacaatttgtgactaaaatcagcaaagacccatcgaaacaacatctgataaacaaatttaataatacttttagatatttggataatattttggttctcaataatgacgacttcagtatgtatactaaagaaatttatcctgttgaacttactttaaataaagctaatactaacaatgaccacttccctttcctcgatcttgatatctatatcactaacggaaagcttaatactaaaatgtatgataaaagagatgatgatttttcatttcctatcgttaattatccatttttagatggtgacgttcccttgtcaccatcttacggtgtttatatatctcaacttgtacgattcgctcgtgtatgtaattatgttttagattttaacgagagaaatttatgtattactgaaaaattattacaccagggttttcgatatcacaaactagtcaaaacattttactaaattttatcatcgatataaggacatcattcgtaaatatagctcaacatacagacttcttatacgttcaggtatttcgcatccaattttttatggaaatattctttataaaacacaaaaatgtcagtattcacctcagaaactaacaaaacctttaaatagacttattaagaagggatatagttatgatactgttgtcaggtcattaaagattgcatattttggcgttaatattgattcacttatagggtctttgcatcggaacgaaacacatttattcaaaaaccagttgttggcatgacactggttatgttcttctcatatatgttaagATGGTATGATactgtgcctgatattcatatgatgaaatcataatctttcagtcagtttaattgaagtctggagctggcatgttagttaactgctagtagtctgttgttatttatgtattattgtcattttgtttattttctttggttaagtcttctgacatcagactcagatttctcttgaactgaatttcaatgtgcgtattgttatgcgtttacttttctacattggctagaggtatagggggagggttgagatctcataaacatgtttaaccccgtcgcatttttgcgcctgttaaaagtcaggagcctctggcctttgttagtcttgtattattttaattttagtttcttgtgtacaatttggaaattagtatgacgttcattatcactgaactagtatatatttgttaaggggccagctgaaggacgccaccgggtgcgggaatttctcgctacattgaaaacctgtttgtgaccttctgctgttgttatttctatggtcgggttgttgtctctttgacacattccccatttctattctcaattttactaataGTAATccattaattttaaatgttaacaATAACTCGGTCTCATGTAACCAAAACAACGATATCAAGATCGACGCTTTTATCCAATTTACAGCCAATATTCTCTAATGAAAAACAGTTAATAGGAATAAATGCACGGGTTGAATGAAATACGCTTACTTTATATGTGAATTATAGGTTAATTTACGGTATTCTGAATCAGGCGATAATCTGAGAAGGGTTTGCAATCATTAGCAATTGCTACACTAAGCAACTTTCTATGTTAATCTAAATATTAATGAAATGGTAATCGCATTGCTAGTCTTTCGTTTGGAGCTCTGTACGAAAGAGGACTAATCTAGGCCTATAGTTCATTAGACGTGTATTTAGTCGAATCAAAACAATTGTGAGCTTAAATATTTAATTAGTGACTGAACtgtagaataaattaaacataaacatCGGTTAATGTTGATCAAATGACATTATTTGATTAAAAGAtatagtaaaataacaacaacaaaagaacTCCATGGACAATTAAAAAAGGGAAAGTACCTTATCAAATGgggaaatcaaaagctcaacacCTCTGTCATCTCATAACAAAACTTAAATGTTGGCGACGGcgattttaacatttattttgtgaAAGCTTTGATTATCAACATAATTCTTGTAATGTCAGATTCGTGTCAACAGCTGTAACCCCAGTGGATTGTTAACACCCATGGGTGAGAAGCTGTGGACCTCACCAGAACTGAAAGATGCTTTCACAGGACGAATACCGATGGGACGATTCATAGGTAGTgtaatgaatatatattatatgttaaacAATTATATATGTCTGGTAAAATAAACACTGATAGTCCAATTTTGTTACGAAAATCTGACATTATTAAGAGTGAGAATTTGTATATGAACATGTATTATGGTTTACAATTGCCGTCCGTCAACACTTTGTTTCATAACACACATTTGCTTTAAATAATTCTCATGTTATAGTCTAATTAGTTATTaagggtaccaggattataatttaatgcaccagacgcgcgtttcgtctacataagactctcatcagtaacgctcaaaacaaaaaagttataaagccaaccaAGTACAAGGCgacgagcattgaggatcaaaaattccaaaaagttgtgccaaatacggctaaggtaatatattcctggaaaagaaaatccttagtattcgaaaaaagttttgtaaacaagaaatttatgagaaatgaccatataattgatattcatgtcaacaacgaagtgctACACATCATTAGAATTTGCCATATTTCACGCAATATTTACATTCTTGAGTGTACATTCGTGTTTTTTGATAAATGACGGCATACAAATGGAAAATAGTCATGTATGCCCTTTCGTAAAACATGGAAGAATTATATTTGTGTAGTTTTGTGGAACAATCTGTTTCATTGGTGTTTTCCTCacctttttattatatattgcaCCAAAAAATGTGCAAAATATTTTGATCATAGGTTTGAAATGGCACATTTTGGATACACAGTGGTAACATATTGGCGATACATGCTGTTTGATTGGTGTGTACCtcatctttttatcatatattacACAATATAATTGTACGAGATGGATTGATAATGGGTTTGAAATGGCAAATTTTGGATACACAATGGTTAGATACGAATTGTTTATATTCTCTTTCGCAAAACGATGGTTTGCTTAACATATCTTATATAAGGATGTTAATGTGAGTTACATATTTTTAGGGTATGGCCTTGACACATTCTTATGTTGCCAAAAACTCTAATGTAAAAGTCAAATTTGGTGAAATATGGCAATTCCAACATATATGTATGCCGTCATGTATCTAAAGTTAAACCTATCTTACATTGTATCTCtttaactgtttcggttcttaaaCATCTTTGGCGTTCAAATATTCAGTTTTGAACGTTCCTGATTgaggtaaatcaagaaaatcgTCCGAACGCAACAAATTTATAGCGTGATGTTTTCATTTCTTGAAAGAAtttgtgtttatttatattttttttttcaattttcaaggaACAAATATAAGTTCATAAACTACTTCCTCTGTTAtttggttcatcttcattttccaGAACCAGAAGAAGTTGCAAATACAGCTGCATTCCTGCTCAGTGACTATGCATCTATGATAAATGGTGCCTTGGTACCGGTCGATGGTGGACACATTATACACATGTCGTATAATCCTGTCCAGTAGTTGACAATGATACCTATTATGGCATTAGAAATATGAATACGGATCTATTTTAGTTATTACACATAGTCTGGCCTGGTGTGTCTTGCACGATTATGCATTTGTagcaaaaataaattgaaacagTCATTAATTGCAGATATTAAGGACTGTTtagttattttattaaataatctcCGCATTAATACTACGTTTTGCTGTGTACCGTTCATGTTCTACTAATATCAAGCGGTGTTACAATAGTCATTACGAGTACTTTCCCTTTACCCAATTATGTTGAGAGGAGTAGGAATATTAAGTACTGTAGATTCATTCATATTTGTGGATAAAGGAGCATTGTAGTTTTGCAGAAATAGATGATTTTGTGAATTGTCTAAAGTCTGCATAcacacataaaaaaatatgtatttctttgaacatttaaaCTTGCAGTTCACGTTTAGAATACTATACCCAACAAAACCTGTACcccacaaataataataaatcaaaagtGTATAATAGTGTTAATAtcttttttcatcattttcatttGCGGCATGCGGGTCAGATAAAATACATTATCAACTTTGAAGGCACTAGCCAGATTCCTATCTTGATTAATGTTGGTTTCTAAATGTCCAGTGCAGATatttaggacgagaacaaataaacaatatattaaaaaagtagatTCTGCATTAGAGACTAAAGGATCAAGATTCTGCAACGTAAAATGACGGTACAAGGGATAGGGACATACATTTAgcattgcaacaggccacctacgtaCCCTTCAAATAGTTGTTGcaagttttcttttcttgtaaagagcctggcactctctttacacgaggcattggATTTGAATTTGCATATTCAAACGGACGCCCGACTTAAACTACTGGTCGGAACAAGACCAATGGCGACAATACTTCTATTTCCCAGTCCACCTTGGGGGGTTCTTCTCTTGTGACATATAGTGACATATTACCCCGAAATGTGGTCATGATTGATCATGGTTTCCGATAAATGAGGGGTTTATGTACTAATGTACTAATGTTTTTTTGATGGTGACCATATTTTGAGTAGCCTTTTTTTCACCGTTATAGAATGTGTAATAAGATTGTCTGgagtgaataaaaaaaataagctaataagaacaattatataaattatcAGATTGTCTAATGTTACAAGCAAGGCCGTTAAAAGAGTGACATTTGTACTTTGCTGTTGGTGAATCCTCCTACTTGGCACATTCCATGATTTGGGATGTCTCTACTAAAGGTATAGGTTAGGTGTTTTCACTTTAAGCATCAGTATGCTTTACACTTGTATAAGTTGCAGCTAATGTAATTGCTTTCATTCCGTctaattcatttgatttatttttataattttggccTCCTCGATAGTATAATAACGTCTTCCACTGTATTGCATTTACTGAAAaagataaagattttttttatcaaatttcaacattatttTAGTGCATTTTTTTGTTGCATCTTGATACATATACATTCAAGTTAATAAATCGAGAAGGACATAGAAGAGGACAAAGaaatacaaattaatttttaatGCAACTGTCATTTGAATGTTATTTCTATTTGAAATTATGGATCTAATGCATTTCAGGTCATATACAAATAGACTTTCCTAACACATTATTTGAAAAAAGGTCAAATAACCATAAAATTAACTAAATTATAATAAAGATTTTTAACAGACTTGTCCCTTGATAACTTTAAAAAAGATCT
Protein-coding sequences here:
- the LOC143051164 gene encoding L-xylulose reductase-like, with protein sequence MNIQFEGKRAIVTGAGKGIGRCIALKLSKLGAKVFAISRTESDLDSLKEEDSSIETRCLDIGNWDNTRKVIEEIGQVDLLVNNAAILGCKTVLEVTEEFIDEHFDVNFKAAVNISQIVAKGIVARKGSGAIVNISSISGFLATPGYPIYCTTKAAMDMLTKSMALEFGPLKIRVNSCNPSGLLTPMGEKLWTSPELKDAFTGRIPMGRFIEPEEVANTAAFLLSDYASMINGALVPVDGGHIIHMSYNPVQ